In a single window of the Paenibacillus sp. MMS20-IR301 genome:
- a CDS encoding DUF4038 domain-containing protein, with protein sequence MEKLKISENRRFFTRQDGKPFIWLADTVWTIAQRLKWDDAEYLMQKRKSQGFTVLQIVALNPEQDKEMKDPAGNKALLHNNLNTPNEQYFQYLDFILDKAEQYGFYVLLLPVWGELVVGHNWMGEFSDKIVTEDNAYEYGKWIGNRYKDRSNIIWCLGGDRQPVHLEIDYKDVWRSMAEGLAKGVLDKDLQYKGKEPDWEKLLITYHPCHEQETGECSTMSYWTDEESWISFIMIQSGHGLTPKNYELVKTQYDREHPMPVFDAEPAYEQMPTVWPATPSDFHGEWIVRKRAYWSLFAGSFGHTYGHASVWCMISERERDVWRAYSWFEALDRPGAWQIKILRDFLESRDLSQCIPCQKLLLEQSETTGGHIDEHIQACSGSDGSYICIYFPSGGEETIDISRLNSDHLQMSWFNPRDGQCYSQENVISNEPVRFAKVSTHAERDVIRIVTPTRGQEQDWVCVIESGENGNIIPGKAQTYGEMPVPSEVKKVFPAW encoded by the coding sequence ATGGAAAAGTTGAAAATATCGGAGAATAGAAGATTTTTCACACGGCAGGATGGTAAGCCGTTTATCTGGCTTGCAGATACAGTTTGGACCATTGCCCAGAGACTGAAATGGGATGATGCGGAATATCTGATGCAGAAAAGAAAATCACAGGGCTTTACTGTACTTCAGATCGTCGCCCTTAACCCGGAACAAGACAAGGAAATGAAAGATCCTGCCGGGAATAAGGCTCTGTTACATAATAATTTGAACACGCCAAATGAACAGTATTTTCAGTATTTAGATTTCATTTTAGATAAGGCTGAACAATACGGATTCTATGTATTATTACTTCCTGTGTGGGGAGAACTGGTGGTCGGACATAACTGGATGGGAGAATTCTCAGATAAGATTGTTACTGAGGATAATGCTTATGAATACGGGAAATGGATAGGCAACCGCTATAAGGATAGATCAAACATCATTTGGTGTCTTGGCGGGGACAGGCAGCCAGTACATCTTGAGATCGATTATAAGGATGTATGGCGGAGTATGGCCGAAGGTCTTGCAAAGGGTGTACTCGATAAGGACTTACAGTACAAAGGCAAAGAACCTGATTGGGAAAAGCTTCTTATCACTTATCATCCATGCCATGAACAGGAAACCGGGGAATGCTCAACGATGTCCTATTGGACAGACGAAGAGAGCTGGATATCATTTATCATGATTCAATCAGGCCATGGGTTAACACCCAAAAATTATGAATTAGTAAAGACTCAGTATGACAGGGAACATCCGATGCCGGTATTTGATGCAGAACCTGCCTATGAGCAAATGCCGACAGTCTGGCCGGCGACACCTTCAGATTTCCATGGAGAATGGATCGTAAGGAAACGGGCCTATTGGAGTTTGTTTGCCGGTTCTTTTGGCCATACATACGGACATGCATCTGTCTGGTGTATGATTTCAGAAAGGGAACGGGATGTATGGAGAGCCTATTCATGGTTTGAAGCTCTCGACAGGCCTGGTGCGTGGCAGATAAAGATACTTCGTGACTTTTTGGAGTCAAGAGATTTAAGTCAGTGTATCCCGTGTCAGAAACTGCTGCTGGAGCAAAGTGAAACGACAGGCGGTCATATAGATGAACATATTCAGGCTTGCTCTGGAAGTGACGGGAGCTATATCTGCATTTACTTCCCGTCAGGTGGAGAAGAAACAATAGATATAAGCAGACTAAACAGCGATCATTTACAGATGTCTTGGTTTAATCCCAGAGACGGGCAGTGCTATTCGCAAGAGAATGTTATTTCAAATGAACCCGTCCGGTTTGCAAAGGTGTCTACCCATGCAGAACGTGACGTTATCAGGATAGTGACACCAACACGCGGGCAAGAACAGGACTGGGTGTGTGTAATAGAAAGCGGGGAGAATGGCAACATAATTCCCGGAAAAGCACAAACCTATGGGGAAATGCCGGTACCATCAGAAGTTAAGAAAGTTTTCCCGGCATGGTAA
- a CDS encoding ABC transporter substrate-binding protein, whose translation MSKKRKAAGLLLASAMVLLSACGSNNTAGTNNNGSAASTNTGTAAVQTESAETYEVVMGFPMLGNTPKDIAEVEAAINEITVPKINATVKLMAVPFGQWNQQVNLMLASSEKLDIMLTDFAAYSNAVSKNQLTDLTDLIDQYGEGIKTSLGSKLDAAKINGRIYATPSNKLAEGGSAIVMRKDIIDKLGIDLSAVTRADDLDQVFQTVKEKESGMTPLASSNTLGGMSMTALIDSLDYDTLTDGLGVLMTGDASMKVVNLYETPEYLAALQKIHGWYTAGYLPKDAATIKTQPNDVVRAGKAFATITSDGPTAADKETANNGTEMVKISLQKPMHTTQTVLGLMWAIPTNNTKNAAKAMEFLNLTYSDKDIINLINFGIEGKHYTKKSDDVIVPVEGDNGYVVRQSFMFGDTHLTYLLDGENPQGRVEEKIFSDNMVQSKALGFIPNMDPIKTEVSAVNNVINQYKVALETGSVDPEKILPQFNEKLKAAGIDKIIAEKQKQLDEWLAASGK comes from the coding sequence ATGAGTAAAAAAAGAAAAGCAGCAGGACTTCTGCTGGCTTCGGCCATGGTATTGCTGTCGGCATGCGGCTCGAATAACACAGCCGGGACTAACAACAACGGCAGCGCTGCCAGCACTAATACAGGCACAGCAGCGGTGCAGACAGAATCTGCTGAAACGTATGAAGTGGTTATGGGCTTCCCGATGCTGGGGAACACGCCTAAAGATATCGCTGAGGTAGAGGCGGCAATCAACGAAATTACCGTACCCAAAATAAACGCAACAGTTAAACTTATGGCGGTCCCGTTCGGACAGTGGAATCAGCAGGTCAATCTGATGCTCGCCAGCAGTGAGAAGCTGGATATTATGCTGACGGACTTCGCTGCCTACAGTAATGCGGTATCAAAGAACCAGCTGACAGATTTAACGGACCTTATTGATCAATACGGGGAAGGCATTAAGACTTCGCTCGGCAGCAAGCTGGATGCCGCCAAGATCAACGGCAGAATCTATGCGACTCCGTCCAACAAGCTAGCTGAGGGCGGAAGTGCCATTGTAATGCGCAAGGATATTATTGATAAGCTGGGGATCGATCTTAGTGCAGTGACTAGAGCGGATGATCTGGACCAGGTGTTCCAGACGGTGAAGGAGAAGGAATCCGGGATGACCCCGCTGGCTTCCTCCAATACGCTGGGCGGCATGTCCATGACCGCACTGATTGATTCGCTGGATTACGACACCCTGACTGACGGACTTGGTGTGCTGATGACCGGGGACGCTTCGATGAAGGTTGTGAATCTGTACGAAACGCCTGAATATCTGGCTGCACTGCAGAAAATCCATGGCTGGTACACTGCGGGATATTTGCCGAAGGATGCGGCTACCATCAAAACACAGCCGAATGACGTAGTAAGAGCAGGCAAAGCCTTCGCGACTATTACCTCAGACGGTCCGACGGCGGCGGATAAGGAAACCGCAAATAACGGCACCGAGATGGTCAAGATTTCGCTGCAGAAGCCGATGCATACCACACAGACCGTACTGGGTCTGATGTGGGCCATTCCGACCAACAATACCAAGAATGCGGCCAAGGCAATGGAATTCCTGAACCTGACCTATTCGGATAAGGATATTATCAACCTGATCAACTTCGGAATCGAAGGCAAGCATTATACGAAGAAAAGCGATGATGTCATCGTTCCTGTAGAGGGAGACAACGGTTATGTCGTGCGTCAGAGCTTCATGTTCGGCGACACTCATCTTACCTACCTGCTTGACGGTGAGAATCCGCAGGGCCGGGTGGAAGAGAAGATATTCAGCGACAATATGGTGCAGTCCAAGGCGCTGGGCTTCATTCCGAACATGGACCCGATCAAGACTGAGGTATCCGCAGTGAATAACGTTATTAACCAGTATAAGGTCGCACTGGAGACCGGCAGCGTGGATCCGGAGAAAATCCTGCCGCAGTTCAATGAGAAGCTGAAGGCAGCGGGCATTGATAAGATCATTGCCGAGAAACAGAAGCAGCTGGATGAATGGCTGGCTGCAAGCGGCAAATAG
- a CDS encoding response regulator, whose product MTQLLIVDDEPLAIRSVVNSVNWESIGITRVFTANNASQAREIYAQYSIDVMLCDIEMPRESGIELLAWVREHSPVTESIFLTCHADFNFAKKAIQLGSLDYLLKPIPPDELESAIRKAVQQIKSEHKLRQQSKSWVKHHPLFIERFWSDIITRTIPSTPAAIRAAAQERNIYIPEDFQVLPVLIQVRRWHKPLSHRDKKIMEFALMNAFREIAGEYGESAETLPVEEGRLLAVLYEVKSGPAELTTLLETYIASCRKFFYCDLTCYIGASVSMEELPELKRRLGEWAKDNIASDNQVLTLREEYPARIQLELPDMKVWSVMIREGLQAKLFHEADQYLEKLKSTRGLSARDLHRFVQDLLQMVYSILQDKGIQAHQLFQDPTSIDLLEHATDSVAELKDWISHLLGKALGYAAELEEAEPVVNKVKAYITQNLGQELNRESIAGQFYLHPDYINRLFKKETGQSMTEYLLQERMSLATELLVKTKLPVTTIAANIGYTNLSHFAKLFRKCTGINPNEYRQLKQGSGRS is encoded by the coding sequence ATGACGCAGCTCTTAATTGTGGATGATGAACCGCTGGCAATCCGCAGTGTGGTCAATTCGGTGAACTGGGAGAGTATCGGGATTACCCGGGTCTTCACGGCTAATAATGCCAGCCAGGCAAGGGAGATCTACGCGCAGTATTCCATTGATGTCATGCTCTGCGATATTGAGATGCCCCGCGAGAGCGGAATTGAGCTACTGGCATGGGTCCGTGAGCATTCTCCGGTTACGGAGTCGATCTTCCTGACCTGTCATGCCGACTTCAACTTTGCCAAGAAAGCGATTCAACTGGGCAGTCTTGATTACCTGCTTAAGCCAATCCCGCCGGATGAGCTGGAGTCAGCTATCCGCAAGGCTGTCCAGCAGATTAAGAGCGAGCATAAACTCCGGCAGCAGAGCAAGTCCTGGGTGAAGCATCATCCGTTGTTCATCGAGAGATTCTGGTCCGATATCATTACCCGGACAATCCCCTCTACACCTGCTGCAATCCGGGCAGCGGCACAGGAGCGGAATATCTATATTCCTGAGGATTTTCAGGTGCTGCCGGTGCTGATTCAGGTGCGCCGCTGGCATAAGCCGCTCAGCCACCGGGATAAGAAGATTATGGAGTTTGCCCTGATGAATGCCTTCCGGGAGATTGCCGGCGAGTACGGGGAGAGTGCAGAGACCCTGCCTGTAGAGGAAGGGCGGCTGCTTGCTGTTCTCTACGAGGTGAAGTCGGGACCGGCCGAGCTGACAACGCTGCTGGAGACATATATAGCCTCCTGCCGCAAATTCTTTTACTGCGATCTGACCTGTTACATCGGAGCTTCCGTATCTATGGAGGAGCTTCCGGAGCTGAAACGGCGGCTGGGCGAATGGGCGAAGGATAATATCGCCTCCGATAATCAGGTGCTGACGCTGCGGGAGGAGTATCCTGCCCGGATTCAGCTGGAGCTGCCTGATATGAAGGTGTGGAGCGTGATGATCCGCGAAGGCCTGCAAGCCAAGCTGTTTCATGAGGCGGACCAGTATCTGGAGAAGCTTAAGTCAACACGGGGACTTTCGGCAAGAGATCTGCACCGGTTCGTCCAGGATCTGCTGCAGATGGTCTACTCCATTCTCCAGGATAAAGGGATCCAGGCGCATCAGCTGTTCCAGGACCCGACCTCTATTGATTTGCTGGAGCATGCGACAGACAGTGTAGCTGAGCTGAAGGACTGGATCTCTCATCTGCTGGGGAAGGCGCTGGGTTATGCGGCTGAGCTGGAAGAGGCGGAGCCGGTTGTCAATAAGGTGAAGGCTTATATCACGCAGAATCTGGGGCAGGAGCTGAACCGGGAGAGCATTGCGGGCCAGTTCTATCTGCATCCTGACTACATTAACCGTTTGTTCAAAAAAGAAACCGGCCAGTCCATGACAGAATACCTGCTGCAGGAACGGATGTCTCTGGCGACAGAGCTGCTGGTGAAAACGAAGCTGCCGGTGACGACGATCGCCGCCAATATCGGCTATACGAATCTGTCCCATTTCGCCAAGCTGTTCCGTAAATGTACCGGAATCAACCCGAATGAGTACCGTCAGCTGAAGCAGGGCAGCGGCAGGTCCTAA
- a CDS encoding histidine kinase — MKKWLLYPWTGRNSIRMKLALGVVLSAIPLLILLHYYNYYTVRVVQNQVSISNHNMISLYMKQIDKGLDTVDQYLLGLASSNYDVRNLGAPSSEDEYRLTQYWVSTKLNTDMMMYKTVVNSMFVYSLSRKELTDSIAGVGDAEYLRVSRYIGEELLVSPDPDEFSTGWFVKDIGGSHYLFRLLRAENAWAGAWVNLSTLQTPLAYINLGADGTSMFLDDRNQPLSDEGYLDAHKFKLAAGQPENGLAGSGGGKYLVVMQHSSKGNFSLAAIIPNATLLQNLPYLNRIVTGITIISILLLPVFFLYLRKVVLVPLNRILTAMKRIGDGNVNTRIEPYPTSVEFMAVHSTFNRMMEQMEELKIHVYEEQLSKQKAELQHLQLQMNPHFFMNTLNLIYSLALDKDYELIKEMTLRLVRYFRYMFRSNLTFVTLGDELEHVRNYTGIHELRYQQQLICRIEAPEQLLQVPVPPLLIQSFVENTLKHAYADVKELPVLEVQVSLDETGATPYMLITVKDEGTGYEESMLALLNKGERIIDGQGNEHIGIWNVWHRLRLLYGDKATLLFTNAEPHGAIVQLKLPLHANN; from the coding sequence ATGAAGAAATGGCTCCTGTATCCTTGGACAGGAAGAAACTCGATACGGATGAAGCTGGCCCTCGGGGTGGTGCTGAGTGCAATTCCGCTCCTTATCCTGCTTCACTACTATAACTATTATACGGTCCGGGTAGTTCAGAACCAGGTGTCGATCTCGAACCATAATATGATCTCGCTGTATATGAAACAGATTGATAAAGGGCTGGATACTGTAGATCAATATCTGCTGGGCCTGGCCTCTTCAAACTATGATGTCCGCAATCTCGGAGCACCGTCTTCAGAGGATGAATACCGCCTCACGCAGTACTGGGTGAGCACTAAGCTCAATACGGACATGATGATGTATAAGACGGTGGTCAACTCGATGTTTGTCTACTCTTTGTCCCGCAAGGAATTGACCGACTCCATTGCCGGGGTGGGAGATGCGGAGTATCTGAGGGTATCCCGCTATATCGGGGAGGAGCTGCTGGTCAGCCCGGACCCGGATGAGTTCAGCACAGGCTGGTTCGTAAAGGATATCGGCGGCAGCCATTATTTATTCCGGTTATTGCGTGCCGAGAATGCCTGGGCGGGCGCCTGGGTGAACCTCAGCACTTTGCAGACACCGTTAGCCTATATCAACCTGGGGGCCGACGGCACCTCCATGTTTCTGGATGACCGGAATCAGCCGTTGTCGGATGAGGGCTATCTGGATGCCCACAAGTTCAAGCTGGCTGCAGGGCAGCCGGAGAACGGCCTGGCCGGTTCCGGCGGCGGTAAATACCTCGTTGTTATGCAGCATTCCTCCAAGGGCAATTTCAGTCTGGCAGCTATTATTCCGAATGCAACGCTGCTGCAGAATCTGCCCTATCTTAACCGGATTGTCACAGGCATTACCATTATCAGCATCCTGCTGCTGCCTGTGTTCTTCCTGTATCTGCGCAAGGTGGTTCTCGTGCCGCTGAACCGGATCCTTACGGCGATGAAGCGGATCGGGGACGGTAACGTGAATACGCGGATCGAGCCGTATCCTACCTCGGTAGAATTCATGGCCGTGCATTCCACCTTTAACCGGATGATGGAGCAGATGGAGGAGCTGAAAATTCATGTCTACGAGGAGCAGCTGAGCAAGCAGAAGGCGGAGCTGCAGCATCTTCAGCTGCAGATGAATCCGCATTTTTTCATGAATACACTTAATCTGATCTATAGTCTTGCGCTCGATAAGGATTATGAGCTGATCAAGGAGATGACACTCCGCCTGGTCCGTTATTTCCGCTATATGTTCCGCAGTAATCTGACCTTCGTGACGCTGGGGGACGAGCTGGAGCATGTGCGCAACTACACCGGTATCCACGAGCTGAGATATCAGCAGCAGCTGATCTGCCGGATCGAAGCCCCTGAACAGCTGCTGCAGGTTCCGGTTCCGCCGCTACTGATCCAATCCTTCGTGGAGAACACCCTGAAGCATGCTTATGCAGATGTGAAAGAGCTGCCTGTACTGGAGGTTCAGGTCAGCCTGGACGAGACCGGCGCCACACCTTATATGCTGATTACCGTGAAGGATGAAGGGACCGGCTATGAAGAGTCGATGCTGGCGCTGCTGAACAAGGGTGAGCGGATTATAGACGGGCAGGGGAACGAGCATATCGGCATCTGGAATGTCTGGCACCGCCTCCGGCTTCTGTACGGGGATAAGGCTACCCTTCTATTCACTAATGCAGAGCCGCATGGGGCCATAGTGCAGCTAAAGCTTCCGCTGCATGCTAACAACTGA
- a CDS encoding L-lactate dehydrogenase, which translates to MKSKSRRVAIVGSGMVGSSCAYSMVNQAVCDEIMMIDRTYDRAMAQALDLSHCMDFTGTRTKVYAGTASDCAGMDVVILTAGANPKPGQTRLDVLDAAAVITREIVTEIMAGGFDGIFVVAANPVDIVTYMVWQISGLPRHRVIGTGTSIDSSRLKTLLSEVFTIDPRSVNGYALGEHGESQFVAWSHVTIGGKPILQIMEQHRERFSSLDLEDIARKTKDAGWEIFTRKGSTHFGIGSALAYITRSILNDEHKIIAVSAILDGEYGQSGVCAGVPAIISGSGIQELLELNLSDSEMVKFGASCGIIRSGIDSLQPGDKTL; encoded by the coding sequence TTGAAAAGTAAATCGAGAAGAGTGGCAATCGTCGGCTCCGGCATGGTTGGCTCCAGCTGTGCCTATTCGATGGTCAATCAGGCGGTATGTGATGAGATTATGATGATCGACCGCACCTATGACCGGGCCATGGCACAAGCGCTGGACCTCTCGCACTGCATGGATTTCACCGGAACACGCACCAAGGTCTATGCTGGCACAGCAAGTGATTGCGCCGGGATGGATGTTGTTATCCTGACCGCAGGCGCTAATCCCAAGCCGGGGCAGACCCGTCTGGATGTGCTGGATGCTGCCGCTGTAATTACCAGGGAGATCGTTACCGAGATTATGGCCGGAGGTTTCGACGGTATTTTTGTTGTGGCTGCGAACCCTGTTGACATTGTAACTTATATGGTTTGGCAAATATCCGGGCTGCCGCGGCACCGGGTTATCGGCACCGGCACCTCCATCGATTCCTCCCGGCTCAAAACGCTGCTGTCCGAGGTATTCACCATCGATCCGCGCAGCGTCAACGGCTATGCACTCGGTGAGCACGGGGAGTCCCAGTTCGTGGCCTGGTCCCATGTGACCATCGGCGGCAAGCCGATTCTGCAGATTATGGAGCAGCACCGCGAACGCTTCAGCAGCCTCGATCTGGAGGATATCGCCCGCAAGACGAAGGATGCCGGCTGGGAAATCTTCACCCGTAAAGGCTCGACGCATTTCGGCATCGGCAGCGCCTTGGCCTATATTACCCGTTCCATTCTGAACGACGAGCATAAAATCATTGCCGTCTCAGCAATTCTGGACGGTGAGTACGGGCAGAGCGGTGTCTGCGCAGGGGTTCCGGCCATCATCAGCGGCAGCGGCATCCAGGAGCTGCTGGAGCTGAATCTCAGCGACTCCGAGATGGTGAAGTTCGGGGCTTCCTGCGGTATTATCCGCAGCGGCATCGACAGCCTGCAGCCGGGAGATAAGACCCTGTAA
- a CDS encoding methyl-accepting chemotaxis protein, with amino-acid sequence MQSKWSLIILAVTIVPLLGATIFFMQYFGGVTRADSGELAENILEMNTSRIDEWLSTRTSAVEELMALHPEFDTAQPDTLLPVIKILEESDRQSEGYSVVGEDGKLSNALNQTADISEAEYFLKAKSSLKPAVGVMSFLEPLNKYVIPVLVPAVSQEKTFAGGIAFSVTPDILMEMSKKIHIAETGYGYVISGQGVYYTYSDMERIGKNIADYALTPGEKKATANILLRESGSETYKGEDGKQITTYYRSIPGTDWKLLISVPVSELVAKVNAAQRISILFMIGVILLVIALSLYLTRLLVKPIKLISGVVTQVAEGHLSERIPVRSGDEMGQMSQSINDMIGALSGIVGKIDAAVAQVAVSAEQVLDYATQTSNTSAEIELVVQEVAHGMEEQFRGSEQSARATEEMAIGLQRISESSVSVSDQAEAVSSEVENGYLEIQSTLEQMTVITATAGQTSELIGKLTGQAERIGQIIDVISEISNQTGLLSLNASIEAARAGEHGRGFGVVANEVKKLAERTNSAIVNIVELIRQVQDSTRDAAVSMEKSITEIGDGMGKMKNVGSSFEHIRSSIREVSLQIQDVSAVNEEMSAGTEEITASITDMLTIARDSADSAEMVAAASTEQRNMMGKIVTSAEALNQMMSGLRSEIEKFQ; translated from the coding sequence TTGCAAAGCAAATGGTCGCTCATTATACTGGCGGTTACAATTGTGCCTTTGCTGGGAGCAACCATCTTTTTCATGCAGTATTTCGGAGGTGTAACCCGGGCAGACAGCGGGGAACTGGCGGAGAATATTCTGGAAATGAACACATCCAGAATCGATGAGTGGCTGAGTACCAGAACGTCGGCAGTAGAAGAGCTGATGGCGCTTCATCCTGAATTTGACACCGCACAGCCGGATACCTTACTGCCGGTAATCAAAATTCTGGAGGAAAGCGACAGGCAGTCAGAGGGCTATAGCGTCGTTGGGGAGGACGGGAAATTATCCAATGCCCTTAATCAGACAGCTGATATAAGCGAGGCGGAATATTTCCTCAAGGCGAAATCCAGCCTGAAGCCGGCAGTGGGCGTGATGTCTTTTTTGGAGCCGCTGAATAAATATGTTATCCCGGTACTCGTTCCGGCTGTCAGCCAGGAGAAGACATTTGCCGGAGGGATCGCCTTCTCGGTTACTCCTGATATTCTGATGGAGATGAGTAAAAAAATACATATTGCTGAAACTGGTTATGGTTATGTCATTTCAGGGCAAGGGGTGTACTATACTTACTCTGACATGGAGCGGATCGGAAAAAATATCGCAGATTATGCCCTGACACCAGGCGAGAAGAAGGCAACCGCAAATATCCTGCTCCGTGAATCGGGTTCGGAAACCTACAAGGGCGAAGACGGCAAGCAGATTACAACGTATTACCGTTCCATTCCCGGCACAGACTGGAAGCTGCTGATCAGCGTTCCGGTTAGCGAGCTGGTGGCCAAAGTAAATGCTGCCCAGAGAATATCTATCCTGTTCATGATCGGGGTAATTCTGCTGGTCATTGCGTTGTCACTGTATCTGACCCGGCTGCTGGTGAAGCCGATTAAGCTTATTTCCGGAGTAGTCACACAAGTTGCGGAAGGACACTTAAGCGAGCGGATTCCTGTGCGTTCGGGGGATGAAATGGGCCAGATGAGCCAGAGCATCAATGACATGATTGGTGCGCTGTCCGGTATTGTCGGCAAAATCGATGCTGCAGTGGCGCAGGTCGCCGTATCCGCCGAGCAGGTGCTGGATTATGCTACACAGACCTCCAATACTTCAGCCGAGATCGAGCTTGTGGTCCAGGAAGTGGCGCACGGTATGGAAGAGCAGTTCAGAGGCTCGGAGCAGTCGGCAAGAGCAACGGAAGAGATGGCTATCGGGCTGCAGCGGATCTCCGAATCCTCAGTCAGCGTATCCGACCAGGCAGAGGCGGTCAGCAGTGAGGTCGAGAACGGTTATCTGGAAATTCAATCTACACTGGAGCAGATGACTGTAATTACGGCTACTGCAGGCCAGACCTCAGAGCTGATCGGCAAACTGACCGGACAAGCAGAGAGAATTGGGCAGATTATCGATGTCATTTCGGAAATCTCCAATCAGACAGGGCTGTTATCGCTGAATGCTTCGATTGAGGCAGCCAGAGCAGGCGAGCACGGGCGCGGCTTCGGAGTCGTTGCCAATGAAGTGAAGAAGCTGGCAGAGCGCACGAACAGTGCCATAGTTAACATTGTTGAATTAATCCGCCAGGTTCAGGATTCGACCCGGGATGCTGCGGTTTCGATGGAGAAGAGCATTACGGAGATCGGTGACGGAATGGGAAAAATGAAAAATGTAGGCTCCTCCTTCGAGCATATCCGGTCCTCGATCCGTGAGGTATCGCTTCAGATTCAGGATGTCTCTGCGGTGAATGAGGAGATGTCGGCGGGAACAGAGGAGATTACGGCGTCCATCACCGATATGCTGACCATTGCCAGAGATTCTGCAGATAGTGCGGAGATGGTGGCAGCGGCTTCCACGGAGCAGAGAAATATGATGGGTAAAATAGTAACCTCTGCGGAAGCGCTGAATCAGATGATGAGCGGACTGCGCAGTGAAATCGAGAAATTCCAGTAA